The proteins below come from a single Prolixibacter sp. NT017 genomic window:
- the trxB gene encoding thioredoxin-disulfide reductase — MFKSMNLGDNQSQKTEPAGEVEKVKCLIIGSGPAGYTAAIYAARANLSPVMYEGLQPGGQLTTTTEVENFPGYPEGITGPVMMEDLKAQAKRFGTDVRWGLATKAELDGPPHRITIDNKKVIEADTVIIATGAEAKYLGLEDEKKYAGSGVSACATCDGFFYRGKDVAVVGGGDTAAEEALYLAGLCKTVYMIVRRDELRASKVMQERVFNTKNIVVLWKHQTKALFGDGVVEGATLWKNKDEAHEEEVKIKIDGFFLAIGHKPNSDIFKDYLKTDDVGYIHTIGNSSRTDAEGVFACGDVMDSTYRQAVTAAGSGCKAAIDAERYLSEKNS, encoded by the coding sequence ATGTTTAAATCCATGAATCTGGGGGACAACCAGTCGCAAAAGACTGAACCTGCAGGAGAAGTTGAAAAAGTAAAATGTCTGATCATTGGATCAGGACCCGCAGGATACACGGCAGCGATATATGCAGCACGTGCCAATCTGAGTCCGGTAATGTACGAAGGATTGCAGCCAGGCGGACAGCTGACGACAACAACCGAAGTGGAGAACTTTCCCGGTTACCCGGAAGGTATCACCGGCCCGGTAATGATGGAAGACCTGAAAGCACAAGCCAAGCGTTTTGGAACGGATGTTCGCTGGGGACTGGCAACAAAAGCTGAATTAGATGGTCCTCCTCACCGCATTACCATCGATAACAAGAAGGTAATCGAAGCCGATACGGTAATTATTGCCACAGGTGCAGAAGCCAAGTATCTTGGTTTGGAGGACGAGAAGAAATACGCTGGTTCGGGCGTTTCAGCCTGTGCCACCTGTGACGGATTCTTCTATCGTGGTAAAGACGTGGCTGTTGTTGGTGGTGGTGATACTGCTGCCGAGGAAGCATTGTACCTGGCCGGACTGTGTAAGACGGTTTATATGATTGTTCGCCGAGACGAGTTGCGTGCTTCCAAAGTAATGCAGGAGCGAGTATTCAATACTAAGAATATAGTGGTTCTATGGAAACATCAGACCAAGGCTCTGTTCGGCGATGGGGTCGTTGAAGGAGCTACGTTATGGAAAAATAAGGACGAAGCCCATGAAGAAGAGGTCAAGATTAAAATCGATGGATTCTTCCTGGCAATTGGTCATAAACCGAACTCCGATATTTTCAAAGATTACTTGAAAACCGACGATGTCGGATACATTCATACCATTGGCAACAGTTCCAGAACTGATGCTGAAGGTGTATTTGCCTGTGGCGACGTAATGGACAGTACCTATCGGCAGGCAGTTACCGCTGCTGGTTCGGGATGTAAAGCCGCAATCGATGCTGAGCGCTACCTCTCGG